A genomic stretch from Halichoerus grypus chromosome 7, mHalGry1.hap1.1, whole genome shotgun sequence includes:
- the SRP9 gene encoding signal recognition particle 9 kDa protein: MPQYQTWEEFSRAAEKLYLADPMKARVVLKYRHSDGSLCIKVTDDLVCLVYRTDQAQDVKKIEKFHSQLMRLMVAKESRSVAMETD, encoded by the exons ATGCCGCAGTACCAGACCTGGGAGGAGTTCAGTCGCGCGGCCGAGAAACTCTACCTCGCCGACCCTATGAAG gcCCGTGTGGTTCTCAAATATAGGCATTCTGATGGGAGTTTGTGTATTAAAGTAACAGATGATTTAGTT TGTTTGGTGTATAGAACAGACCAAGCCCAAGACGTAAAGAAGATTGAGAAATTCCACAGTCAACTAATGCGACTTATGGTAGCCAAGGAATCCCGCAGTGTTGCCATGGAAACGGACTAA